In the Alligator mississippiensis isolate rAllMis1 chromosome 7, rAllMis1, whole genome shotgun sequence genome, one interval contains:
- the LOC102560838 gene encoding olfactory receptor 11H6-like codes for MDPDNATSYVTEFILLGFSSLDHTSRILLCTILSSVYTLTLAGNLCIMWAVVRSSRLQRLPMYVLLGNFSCLEICYVTSTVPRMISDLPTPQGDAISFHACFFQFYFFFSMGAAECFSLSAMALDRYLAICHPLRYPSLMSQRACLLLVAFCWVGGFFWFATPIIFISQLPFCGPNILDHYVCDPAPLLAVSCVPAPQIERAFFAVTSTIIFSTVLFILTSYVMVLRAIMKLPRGSGRRKAFSTCTSHLTVVGLFYGSIMVTYVNPAASGDSGKEVSLLYVLVTPLFNPLIYSLRNKEMKEALRRTLLGDR; via the coding sequence ATGGATCCAGACAATGCTACCAGCTATGTGACTGAGTTCATCCTGCTGGGCTTCTCATCCCTGGACCACACCAGTCGCATCCTCCTCTGTACTATCCTGTCTTCTGTCTACACCCTGACACTAGCAGGCAACTTATGCATCATGTGGGCTGTTGTCAGGAGCTCCCGCCTCCAACGCTTGCCCATGTATGTCCTGCTAGGGAACTTCTCCTGCCTGGAGATCTGCTATGTCACATCCACAGTGCCACGGATGATCTCAGACCTGCCAACCCCGCAGGGCGATGCAATCTCCTTTCATGCCTGCTTCTTCCAGTTCTACTTCTTCTTCTCTATGGGGGCTGCTGAATGCTTCTCCCTCTCAGCCATGGCTTTGGATAGGTACCTGGCCATCTGCCACCCCCTGCGCTATCCCAGCCTCATGTCCCAGAGGGCCTGCTTGCTCCTGGTGGCTTTCTGCTGGGTCGGTGGCTTCTTCTGGTTTGCCACCCCCATTATCTTCATCTCCCAGCTCCCCTTCTGTGGCCCTAATATCCTGGATCACTATGTCTGTGACCCTGCTCCATTGCTGGCTGTCTCCTGTGTCCCTGCTCCCCAGATTGAACGTGCCTTCTTTGCTGTGACTTCCACTATCATCTTCTCAACTGTCCTTTTTATCTTGACCTCGTACGTGATGGTCCTCAGGGCAATAATGAAACTGCCACGGGGGTCTGGAAGACGCAAGGCCTTCTCCACTTGCACCTCCCACCTAACAGTGGTGGGTCTTTTCTACGGCTCCATCATGGTCACCTATGTCAACCCAGCAGCTTCTGGGGACAGCGGGAAGGAGGTGTCCCTTCTATATGTGTTGGTTACTCCACTGTTCAACCCAttgatctacagcctgagaaataAGGAGATGAAAGAGGCTCTGAGGCGCACATTGCTAGGGGACCGGTAA
- the CCNB1IP1 gene encoding E3 ubiquitin-protein ligase CCNB1IP1, whose protein sequence is MAVCEDTLLCNYRKCRVKLSGYAWVTACSHIFCDQHGSGEFSRSPAVCPACNSTLSGKLDIVRTELNPSEEYKAMVLAGLPPEIVLDISSRALAFWTYQVHQERLYQEYTFSKAEGHLKQMEKVYTQQLQSKDVELTSMKSEVSSLKKVLEEYKKKFSDLSEKLMERNRQYQKLQGLYDSLRLRNIAVANQEAYEPPMMPQPAIFGFPLNKGNAGRLPGEITPVRGRCGEGDFPFKPFFATSPPAGEPGNSFFAFASPTNELESHPGASRAFKMKRM, encoded by the exons ATGGCCGTGTGCGAGGACACCCTGCTGTGCAATTACCGCAAGTGTCGTGTCAAGCTCTCTGGCTACGCTTGGGTCACAGCTTGCTCGCACATCTTTTGTGACCAACACGGTAGTGGGGAGTTCAGTCGTTCACCGGCAGTCTGTCCGGCCTGCAACAGCACCCTTTCCGGCAAGCTAGACATTGTCCGCACTGAGCTGAATCCCTCTGAGGAATACAAGGCCATGGTGTTGGCCGGCCTGCCGCCAGAGATTGTCCTGGACATCAGTTCTCGTGCGCTGGCCTTCTGGACGTACCAG GTTCACCAGGAGCGCCTGTATCAGGAATATACCTTTAGTAAGGCTGAGGGCCACCTGAAGCAGATGGAGAAGGTGTATACCCAGCAGTTGCAGAGCAAGGATGTGGAGCTGACCTCCATGAAGAGTGAGGTCTCCTCCCTGAAGAAGGTATTAGAGGAGTACAAGAAGAAATTCAGTGACCTCTCTGAGAAGCTCATGGAGCGCAACCGCCAGTACCAGAAGCTCCAAGGCCTTTATGACAGCCTCCGTCTACGCAACATTGCGGTGGCTAATCAGGAGGCCTACGAGCCACCCATGATGCCCCAGCCTGCCATCTTTGGCTTTCCATTGAATAAGG GTAATgcaggcaggctgcctggggAAATCACACCAGTCCGGGGCAGGTGCGGCGAGGGAGACTTCCCCTTCAAGCCCTTCTTTGCCACGTCCCCTCCTGCAGGCGAACCTGGCAACAGCTTCTTCGCTTTTGCTTCTCCTACCAACGAGCTGGAGTCGCATCCTGGAGCCAGCCGGGCCTTCAAGATGAAGCGGATGTAA
- the TTC5 gene encoding tetratricopeptide repeat protein 5: MAEEEEETPPALQAVQDLVDRLYYFRDHYFESHSVEDAGKKQKDVLEEMEKTLQQMKEIEVAPQDRAQMLMLKGKALNVTPSYNPQAEELLSKAVKLDPNLVEAWNQLGEAYWKKGDITAAHTCFSGALGHCKNKVSLQNLSMVLRQLRVESVEQHAQNVMNSVRQAKLAVQMDVRDGRSWYVLGNAYLSLFFNTGQKPSISQQALSAYAQAEKVDPTASCNPDLHLNRATLYKYEENYMEALEGFSRAATLDPAWPEPQQRQQQLLDFLERLTTLLKNKGKVKGKKLQNMLGSLRPSQLGPFGDGRYQTSAGQKVALQHQPLSALQPGVNTGTVVLGRVLFSLTTEEKVPFTFGLAGSEGPCFAVTVYNMVQSWGVLIGDSVAVPEPHLQHHHIQYQGKTFDFPGIRVETPLLLVVNGKIQGSHTQAAATLAYQAQSE, from the exons atggcagaggaggaagaagaaactcCCCCGGCCTTGCAAGCTGTGCAG GATTTGGTTGACCGCCTCTACTATTTCCGGGATCACTACTTTGAGAGCCACAGTGTGGAAGATGCTGGGAAAAAGCAGAAGGATGTGTTGGAGGAAATGGAGAAGACGCTACAGCAGATGAAAGAGATAGAAG TTGCTCCCCAGGATCGTGCTCAAATGCTGATGCTGAAGGGGAAGGCTTTGAATGTGACTCCCAGCTATAATccccaggctgaggagctgctgtCCAAGGCTGTCAAGCTTGATCCTAACCTGGTGGAGGCCTGGAATCAGCTGGGTGAGGCCTACTGGAAAAAGGGTGACATCACAGCTGCTCACACATGTTTCTCCGGAGCCCTTGGACAT TGTAAAAACAAGGTTTCCCTACAGAATCTCTCTATGGTGCTCCGGCAGCTGCGGGTAGAGAGTGTGGAGCAGCATGCCCAGAATGTTATGAACAGTGTCCGGCAGGCCAAGCTGGCTGTACAGATGGATGTGCGGGATGGTCGCTCTTGGT ACGTCCTGGGAAATGCCTATCTCTCATTGTTCTTCAATACAGGCCAGAAACCCAGTATCTCTCAGCAGGCACTGAGTGCCTATGCCCAGGCG GAAAAGGTGGATCCTACAGCATCCTGTAACCCAGACCTGCACCTCAACAGAGCAACG TTATATAAATATGAGGAGAATTACATGGAAGCCCTGGAAGGGTTTTCTCGTGCAGCAACCCTTGATCCAGCCTGGCCTGAACCCCAGCAGCGCCAGCAGCAGCTCCTAGATTTCCTAGAGCGGCTTACCACCCTCCTGAAAAATAAG GGTAAGGTGAAGGGTAAAAAGCTGCAGAACATGCTGGGAAGCTTGCGCCCCTCCCAGCTGGGTCCCTTTGGGGACGGGCGGTACCAGACATCTGCAGGCCAGAAGGTGGCCCTGCAGCATCAGCCGCTGAgtgccctgcagccaggtgtgaACACGGGCACCGTGGTCCTAGGAAGAGTGTTGTTTAGTCTCACCACAGAGGAGAAGGTGCCCTT CACCTTTGGCCTGGCTGGCTCCGAGGGCCCCTGCTTCGCTGTCACTGTTTATAACATGGTGCAAAGTTGGGGTGTGCTTATTGGTGATTCAGTGGCTGTCCCTGAGCCACACCTCCAGCACCACCACATCCAGTACCAGGGCAAG ACCTTTGATTTCCCTGGGATCCGCGTAGAGACACCGCTTCTGCTAGTGGTGAACGGCAAGATTCAGGGATCCCACACCCAAGCAGCAGCTACCTTGGCATACCAAGCACAAAGCGAGTGA